The sequence ATTTATGTAAAACACTTAAGTGATCTAATGTGTCATACTATTATTTTTCCAAAACTATCTCTTAATATCCTTTACATGATTTTTTAAACAGAAATGTGCttatacatttaaaaaaattatttcactctATACACCTCATCTCTTACTCTCGCTAATTATACTTCCATGAAATATTAAAAGCATAAAAGGTCGTATGTATAATAACCTAAAACTTGGCCACCTCCCAAGCCAAATTAAATCACACTATTATAGCTCACCTCTTACTATTGGTATTCACACAAATATTAAAAGATAATATGGTAATTACATCTATAAGAGTCAGAACATCAAATAATAAAATCATAAGAGGTACTATAAAGACCTAAAACTTAAACAACTcccaaaataaaataaatcacactACTACATGTCACATTttactaatggtgctattgataaaTACACCTCTAATCATCACAAACATTAAgtaataaaagcataagagtttaaGACATATAAAAAACTAAAACTTAACTACACTCCAAAAAAACATAAATCACATCATTATACCTCACCTCTTACTATCCATAATTACACTTCTAAACTTCACTGACATCAAATaataaaaacattaaaaatcaaCACATATAAAAACCTAAACTTAATTAGCTGGCTTCTTATTATATGTAATTACACCTCCAAACTTAACTAACATCAAATAATAAAAGCAGAAGAAGTCGGCATATATAAAAACCTAAAACTTAACTACCTTGAATGAAAACTAAAACCGGGACAACATAAACAAAACTCTATATATACCAAAATCACAGAGCCATTTTCTGTAACGTTTCTTTTCCAATCCCCTCTGTAACATTCCCTTCGTTACAGGCATGGCAGAGCATCCCAATAAAGCCATGGTGAAGGAATGTAAGGTGAAATTGAAGAGTTCGGATGACAAGATATTTGAGGTAGACTATGCCGTGGCCATCCAGTCGCAGATATTAAACAACACTCTCGGTCACACCGGCTGCACGGATAGCGCCCTGCCTTTGCACAACGTTTCCAGTCAAATTCTGGCGAAGGTGATCGACTACTGCGAATATCATGTTAATGCCTCCAGCACCATCTCGGAGAAGGATGTGAAGATGTGGGATCAGGAGTTCGTGAAGCACCTGGATCAGGCTACTCTTTTGGATCTCCTAATGGCCGCCCAGTACCTGGGTATACACAATCTTCAAGAGTTAACATGCCAAACTGTAGCAGACAGGATCAAGGATAAAAGACCAGAAGATATCAGAGAAATATTTAACATACAAAATGACTTGACtcctgaagaggaggaagaaatcaGGTGTGAAAATGAATGGGCCTTCGAGGAAGAAGTCTCCCCCTGAAGAAGTCAGGCGTGAAGGTTGAAGGCGTGGTACTTGCCTTTGTTGTCAAGTAACTTTATAATGAGTTTCTGGGCTTCAAGAACTTCAGGGTTTTTATTTGATACTGCTATTTTCTTCGTGTGCTTGACTTAGCCTGCTAATTAGGATTTGTTTTGAGCAGATAAATcttaaatgttattttttttttcaaaattgatataatttaaaattattagatATGGTATTTTCTATCAAAAATGTTACACGTTACGGATTAATAGATTTGATATTGGTTATAGTTTATGTGTCCATGTTTTTAATGATTAAGTTTTGTTAGTTTTTAATAACGGTGTAGAGGTATATTTAGATGTATTGAATGATATGTTTTAATAGTTGGGTTTTTTTTATACTAGTATTTTCCTTGTCTATTGAATTTAATGCTGTTTTAGATTATAACTTGATAATATTTTAGAAAAGAGACTAgtatatattttctttcattttttagtGAGGAACATCTCAAATGCTACTATAATTCTTCAAAACTAAGTTAATTTGTTCAAAATTACTAGTATCAACGGCGCATTTCCTAAAAAATGTTATTGACTATTATTTAGTTAATGTGTCCATGTTTTTATTGATTAAACTCTTAATTTCTTATAATGATATAGACAAATATTCAAAATGTATTGATTGTTATTCATTAATCTAATAATGCTTCAATTTATTTGTTGaacataatgttgttttaggttataATTAATCTAAATATGTATTCAATGGTATTTTTTAATCTAAGAATGTTGTGGTTTTATATGATACTATTATTTTCTTGATCTATTAGACTTAAACTTGTTTTAGGTCTTAAATTGACAATATTTTGTCAAAGGACTAGTGTatgttttctttcaattcttttgtaAAGATAGATCTCAAATTCTACTACTTTTCCATCGACTGGGCTGATGTTTTcttttgaaaatgttattgattTAGATATAGATTTTATGAGTTTTATTTTATATTAGTATTTTCTTGGTCCATTGAAATTAATGCAGTTTTAGGTTATAGGTTGATAATACTTTAAAAAAGGGAGTCTCCAATTATTGATTGATATCtttgatattattttaattaatttgtttaacATCTATGATATTATAGTTAATGTGTCCATGAATTTATTGATTGATCTATATTGGTTTGGAATTTGTATGTTTTGAATAATGACACAAGCATATGTTTAGAGACACTAGTTTGAAATCTTTGATATAAAAATGTTGGATTAATAAATACTTTTTGTGTTAATTGTTTGttattatatcatgtcatgaatTTAATATTGTTATGTTCATCTTTTGttcaaatcctccatgatgaattttGAGGTTCCCAAAAAATCCCAACACACCTCCCAAAAAAAATGCAACACTACTAGTACTTTTCCTATTATCAATAATTTTggtccaatcagcatctatgtatgctttcaacatgaaatatatCTATCCATTCTTCTAATACCAAAGACCAAAATCAAATATATCTATACTTCTTATGATCAACTTCTGCAGATAAATCATCTTTAATCAATTTACAACCATTTGTTAAAGGGGTAACAACCAGCTTACAATTGTCCATTTCAAACTTCTTTAGCATCTCTTTGGCATATTTATCTTGAGAAATAAAAAATTCCATCCTCTAACTACTTAACTTGTAAACCAAGAATGAGTGACAACTCACCAATTATTgacatttaaaattccttctacaAATTTTGTTTTAGTAGATATCTATGCAATCTAGCATATCAAACTCTcagtgcttgtttgagtccatataatgccttCCTCACTCAAGCTACAAACCATATCCATATTTTTTGACAATCTAAATCCATCTAGTTGACAAAATTTTGCTTCAAAATTAaaaccttcaacttgtgaatagcctttacataccaatcttgctttataaaAATATATAGTAACTTCGTTACATAAAAGTAAAATATTAGTTAAAAATCTATTTATAATGTATATATTACTAGTTAAGAATCACCTCCCATGAATTGATGCAAAACAGatatacacaatcaaatctaggaAAAACTTACTAACATAACAGGTCATTAGGTTGAAACAACATAAATCACACTATTACACCTCACCTCTTACTACACCTAGGAAGCTTCACAAACATCAAATAATAAAAGAACCTAAAACTTAACTATGCCCCAAGACAAACATAAAGTGCTTTTACACCTCACCTCTTACTATGGGTAATTATTACAGCTTTAAGATTACTAACATCAAATAATAAATGCATGAGTGGTTGGCACATGAAAAAAAACTCAAACTTAACCACCCCCAAAGACAACATAAATCACACTATTGCACCTCACCCCTTACTATGGTAATGACATATCTAAGCTCCACATCACTAAATAATAAAAAGTATAAAATAAATGAagcttaaataaatcaaataaaaaatggaTGTCCAAaacaataacaaataaaataatatttatatgcaCTCAAAAAGTAGTTTGGACACATAAAAAATAAGATTCTTATAAATTTTTTAAGTAAATTCATTACATTAAATTAAAATATGAGTTAATAATCTATTTACAAAGGATATTACACCTGACCACTTACTATTGATAATTA is a genomic window of Cryptomeria japonica chromosome 7, Sugi_1.0, whole genome shotgun sequence containing:
- the LOC131039900 gene encoding SKP1-like protein 1A — translated: MVKECKVKLKSSDDKIFEVDYAVAIQSQILNNTLGHTGCTDSALPLHNVSSQILAKVIDYCEYHVNASSTISEKDVKMWDQEFVKHLDQATLLDLLMAAQYLGIHNLQELTCQTVADRIKDKRPEDIREIFNIQNDLTPEEEEEIRCENEWAFEEEVSP